The following coding sequences lie in one Mustelus asterias chromosome 8, sMusAst1.hap1.1, whole genome shotgun sequence genomic window:
- the LOC144497655 gene encoding putative G-protein coupled receptor 139 produces the protein MAIVVLSRGRCGLSKGITCYMITMAIADLLVCIFNVTLVGIFFDHFPYSFLMSTSVCSFMSFVQVSSVQLSVWSTTLFTLDLFVAICCPKLKLKYCTRRTATVILAAVSVLSFVMNIPVFFRYEPYSVVANVQWGCRTVKGYVSSPAWIAYKWVANLSVPLLPFPLLLLLNILTVRHILVASNSRRVLKAHGPVEGSSDPVLKSRRTTIILLFTVSGSFMVLWMPIVILDLLFDFTEIPTLEDDSSLRLTMRITLLMMYSSTCTNTCIYILTQRRFREQILNMVKYPFILLFKFLKNVEANGQQWAEFFTCRAVNGPRSGHEANKCGSGAV, from the exons ATGGCGATTGTGGTCCTGTCCCGGGGAAGGTGCGGCCTCTCCAAAGGGATCACCTGTTATATGATCACCATGGCGATAGCCGATCTCCTGGTCTGCATTTTTAACGTCACCCTGGTCGGCATCTTTTTCGATCATTTCCCGTATTCATTCCTGATGTCCACCAGTGTGTGCAGTTTCATGTCTTTCGTGCAAGTATCCAGCGTCCAGTTGTCCGTCTGGTCCACAACATTATTTACTCTTGACCTTTTCGTCGCCATTTGTTGTCCAAAACTAAAATTAAAATACTGCACCAGGAGAACTGCCACTGTGATTCTAGCGGCCGTGAGTGTACTCAGTTTTGTCATGAATATTCCGGTCTTTTTCCGTTATGAGCCCTACTCTGTTGTTGCCAATGTGCAGTGGGGCTGCCGCACAGTGAAAGGATACGTTTCTTCACCAGCATGGATAGCTTACAAGTGGGTCGCTAACCTCTCAGTCCCATTATTGCCATTCCCCTTGTTGCTGCTGTTGAATATTCTCACCGTCCGGCACATCTTGGTGGCCAGCAATTCTCGCAGGGTCCTGAAGGCTCACGGCCCTGTGGAGGGCAGCAGTGACCCCGTGTTGAAGAGCAGAAGAACGACTATCATCCTGCTCTTCACTGTCTCCGGGAGCTTTATGGTTCTGTGGATGCCAATTGTAATACTTGACCTCCTGTTCGACTTCACCGAGATCCCTACCTTGGAAGATGACAGTTCACTTCGTTTGACAATGAGAATCACACTCCTGATGATGTATTCCAGCACCTGTACGAAtacatgcatttatatattgaCCCAGAGGAGGTTCCGGGAACAGATTCTGAACATGGTGAAATATCCATTCATTCTACTGTTCAAATTCCTTAA AAACGTTGAAGCAAACGGACAACAATGGGCTGAGTTTTTCACCTGTCGGGCAGTCAATGGGCCCAGAAGTGGCCACGAAGCCAACAAGTGTGGAAGTGGTGCTGTGTAA